In Drosophila santomea strain STO CAGO 1482 chromosome 3L, Prin_Dsan_1.1, whole genome shotgun sequence, a single window of DNA contains:
- the LOC120450464 gene encoding gamma-aminobutyric acid receptor subunit beta isoform X10, whose product MSDSKMDKLARMAPLPRTPLLTIWLAINMALIAQETGHKRIHTVQAATGGGSMLGDVNISAILDSFSVSYDKRVRPNYGGPPVEVGVTMYVLSISSLSEVKMDFTLDFYFRQFWTDPRLAYRKRPGVETLSVGSEFIKNIWVPDTFFVNEKQSYFHIATTSNEFIRVHHSGSITRSIRLTITASCPMNLQYFPMDRQLCHIEIESFGYTMRDIRYFWRDGLSSVGMSSEVELPQFRVLGHRQRATEINLTTGNYSRLACEIQFVRSMGYYLIQIYIPSGLIVIISWVSFWLNRNATPARVALGVTTVLTMTTLMSSTNAALPKISYVKSIDVYLGTCFVMVFASLLEYATVGYMAKRIQMRKQRFMAIQKIAEQKKQQLDGANQQQSNPNPNANVGGPGGVGVGPGGPGGPGGGVNVGVGMGMGPEHGHGHGHHAHSHGHPHAPKQTVRFKVHDPKAHSKGGTLENTVNGGRGGPQSHGPGPGQGGGPPGGGGGGGGGGGPPEGGGDPEAAVPAHLLHPGKVKKVKDINKLLGITPSDIDKYSRIVFPVCFVCFNLMYWIIYLHVSDVVADDLVLLGEE is encoded by the exons ATGAGTGATTCAAAAATGGACAAGCTGGCCCGGATGGCGCCCCTGCCCCGAACACCGCTGCTGACCATCTGGCTGGCCATCAACATGGCCCTGATCGCACAGGAAACGGGCCACAAACGGATCCACACAGTGCAAGCGGC GACTGGCGGTGGCAGCATGCTGGGTGACGTAAACATATCCGCTATACTCGACTCCTTTAGTGTTAGTTACGACAAAAGAGTAAGACCCAATTACGGTG GACCTCCTGTCGAAGTCGGAGTCACCATGTATGTGCTATCGATCAGCTCGCTCTCAGAAGTGAAAATG GACTTCACATTGGATTTTTACTTTCGTCAATTTTGGACCGATCCTCGTTTAGCGTATAGAAAACGACCTGGTGTAGAAACACTATCGGTTGGATCAGAGTTCATTAAGAATATTTGGGTACCTGACACCttttttgtaaatgaaaaacaatCATATTTTCACATTGCAACAACCAGTAATGAATTCATACGTGTGCATCATTCTGGATCGATAACAAGAAGTATTAG ATTGACTATTACCGCATCGTGTCCGATGAATCTACAATATTTCCCCATGGATCGCCAGCTGTGCCACATTGAAATCGAAAGCT TCGGTTACACGATGCGAGATATCCGATATTTCTGGAGAGATGGACTGAGTAGTGTTGGCATGAGCAGTGAGGTCGAACTACCGCAGTTCCGAGTTTTGGGACACAGGCAGAGGGCGACCGAAATAAACCTAACCACAG GCAACTATTCGCGTTTAGCCTGCGAAATACAGTTCGTGCGTTCGATGGGCTACTACCTTATACAAATCTACATACCCTCTGGACTGATCGTTATTATATCATGGGTATCATTTTGGCTCAATCGCAATGCAACGCCGGCGCGTGTGGCGCTCGGTGTGACAACCGTGTTGACAATGACCACTTTGATGTCGTCAACAAATGCAGCGCTGCCAAAGATTTCGTACGTCAAGTCGATTGACGTCTATCTGGGAACATGCTTCGTTATGGTCTTTGCCAGTCTACTGG AATACGCCACGGTCGGCTACATGGCAAAACGAATTCAAATGCGAAAACAAAGATTTATGGCGATCCAAAAGATAGCCGAACAGAAAAAGCAACAGCTCGATGGAGCGAACCAGCAGCAGtcgaatcccaatcccaatgcGAATGTGGGTGGACCCGGTGGAGTGGGCGTTGGACCCGGCGGACCCGGAGGACCCGGTGGCGGGGTCAATGTGGGCGTCGGTATGGGCATGGGACCGGAGCATGGCCACGGGCATGGACACCACGCCCACAGCCATGGACATCCGCATGCGCCCAAGCAAACA GTGAGATTCAAGGTCCACGACCCGAAGGCCCACTCCAAGGGCGGAACGCTGGAGAATACGGTGAATGGCGGACGAGGCGGTCCGCAATCGCATGGACCGGGTCCGGGACAGGGCGGCGGACCGCCCGGCGGtggcggaggcggtggaggCGGGGGCGGACCGCCCGAGGGCGGTGGCGATCCGGAGGCAGCGGTTCCAGCCCATCTACTGCATCCGGGAAAAGTAAAAAAGGTAAAG GACATCAACAAGCTGCTGGGCATCACGCCCTCCGACATCGACAAGTACTCACGTATCGTGTTCCCCGTGTGCTTCGTGTGCTTCAACCTGATGTACTGGATCATCTACCTGCATGTCAGCGACGTGGTCGCCGATGATCTGGTGCTCCTGGGCGAGGAGTAG
- the LOC120450464 gene encoding gamma-aminobutyric acid receptor subunit beta isoform X11, whose amino-acid sequence MSDSKMDKLARMAPLPRTPLLTIWLAINMALIAQETGHKRIHTVQAATGGGSMLGDVNISAILDSFSVSYDKRVRPNYGGPPVEVGVTMYVLSISSLSEVKMDFTLDFYFRQFWTDPRLAYRKRPGVETLSVGSEFIKNIWVPDTFFVNEKQSYFHIATTSNEFIRVHHSGSITRSIRLTITASCPMNLQYFPMDRQLCHIEIESFGYTMRDIRYKWNEGPNSVGVSSEVSLPQFKVLGHRQRAMEISLTTGNYSRLACEIQFVRSMGYYLIQIYIPSGLIVIISWVSFWLNRNATPARVALGVTTVLTMTTLMSSTNAALPKISYVKSIDVYLGTCFVMVFASLLEYATVGYMAKRIQMRKQRFMAIQKIAEQKKQQLDGANQQQSNPNPNANVGGPGGVGVGPGGPGGPGGGVNVGVGMGMGPEHGHGHGHHAHSHGHPHAPKQTVRFKVHDPKAHSKGGTLENTVNGGRGGPQSHGPGPGQGGGPPGGGGGGGGGGGPPEGGGDPEAAVPAHLLHPGKVKKDINKLLGITPSDIDKYSRIVFPVCFVCFNLMYWIIYLHVSDVVADDLVLLGEE is encoded by the exons ATGAGTGATTCAAAAATGGACAAGCTGGCCCGGATGGCGCCCCTGCCCCGAACACCGCTGCTGACCATCTGGCTGGCCATCAACATGGCCCTGATCGCACAGGAAACGGGCCACAAACGGATCCACACAGTGCAAGCGGC GACTGGCGGTGGCAGCATGCTGGGTGACGTAAACATATCCGCTATACTCGACTCCTTTAGTGTTAGTTACGACAAAAGAGTAAGACCCAATTACGGTG GACCTCCTGTCGAAGTCGGAGTCACCATGTATGTGCTATCGATCAGCTCGCTCTCAGAAGTGAAAATG GACTTCACATTGGATTTTTACTTTCGTCAATTTTGGACCGATCCTCGTTTAGCGTATAGAAAACGACCTGGTGTAGAAACACTATCGGTTGGATCAGAGTTCATTAAGAATATTTGGGTACCTGACACCttttttgtaaatgaaaaacaatCATATTTTCACATTGCAACAACCAGTAATGAATTCATACGTGTGCATCATTCTGGATCGATAACAAGAAGTATTAG ATTGACTATTACCGCATCGTGTCCGATGAATCTACAATATTTCCCCATGGATCGCCAGCTGTGCCACATTGAAATCGAAAGCT TCGGCTACACGATGCGTGACATCCGCTATAAATGGAACGAAGGCCCCAACTCGGTCGGTGTCTCGAGTGAGGTTTCGCTGCCCCAATTTAAGGTCTTGGGTCATCGGCAAAGAGCTATGGAAATCAGTCTTACCACAG GCAACTATTCGCGTTTAGCCTGCGAAATACAGTTCGTGCGTTCGATGGGCTACTACCTTATACAAATCTACATACCCTCTGGACTGATCGTTATTATATCATGGGTATCATTTTGGCTCAATCGCAATGCAACGCCGGCGCGTGTGGCGCTCGGTGTGACAACCGTGTTGACAATGACCACTTTGATGTCGTCAACAAATGCAGCGCTGCCAAAGATTTCGTACGTCAAGTCGATTGACGTCTATCTGGGAACATGCTTCGTTATGGTCTTTGCCAGTCTACTGG AATACGCCACGGTCGGCTACATGGCAAAACGAATTCAAATGCGAAAACAAAGATTTATGGCGATCCAAAAGATAGCCGAACAGAAAAAGCAACAGCTCGATGGAGCGAACCAGCAGCAGtcgaatcccaatcccaatgcGAATGTGGGTGGACCCGGTGGAGTGGGCGTTGGACCCGGCGGACCCGGAGGACCCGGTGGCGGGGTCAATGTGGGCGTCGGTATGGGCATGGGACCGGAGCATGGCCACGGGCATGGACACCACGCCCACAGCCATGGACATCCGCATGCGCCCAAGCAAACA GTGAGATTCAAGGTCCACGACCCGAAGGCCCACTCCAAGGGCGGAACGCTGGAGAATACGGTGAATGGCGGACGAGGCGGTCCGCAATCGCATGGACCGGGTCCGGGACAGGGCGGCGGACCGCCCGGCGGtggcggaggcggtggaggCGGGGGCGGACCGCCCGAGGGCGGTGGCGATCCGGAGGCAGCGGTTCCAGCCCATCTACTGCATCCGGGAAAAGTAAAAAAG GACATCAACAAGCTGCTGGGCATCACGCCCTCCGACATCGACAAGTACTCACGTATCGTGTTCCCCGTGTGCTTCGTGTGCTTCAACCTGATGTACTGGATCATCTACCTGCATGTCAGCGACGTGGTCGCCGATGATCTGGTGCTCCTGGGCGAGGAGTAG
- the LOC120450464 gene encoding gamma-aminobutyric acid receptor subunit beta isoform X6 yields the protein MSDSKMDKLARMAPLPRTPLLTIWLAINMALIAQETGHKRIHTVQAATGGGSMLGDVNISAILDSFSVSYDKRVRPNYGGPPVEVGVTMYVLSISSVSEVLMDFTLDFYFRQFWTDPRLAYRKRPGVETLSVGSEFIKNIWVPDTFFVNEKQSYFHIATTSNEFIRVHHSGSITRSIRLTITASCPMNLQYFPMDRQLCHIEIESFGYTMRDIRYKWNEGPNSVGVSSEVSLPQFKVLGHRQRAMEISLTTGNYSRLACEIQFVRSMGYYLIQIYIPSGLIVIISWVSFWLNRNATPARVALGVTTVLTMTTLMSSTNAALPKISYVKSIDVYLGTCFVMVFASLLEYATVGYMAKRIQMRKQRFMAIQKIAEQKKQQLDGANQQQSNPNPNANVGGPGGVGVGPGGPGGPGGGVNVGVGMGMGPEHGHGHGHHAHSHGHPHAPKQTVSNRPIGFSNIQQNVGTRGCSIVGPLFQEVRFKVHDPKAHSKGGTLENTVNGGRGGPQSHGPGPGQGGGPPGGGGGGGGGGGPPEGGGDPEAAVPAHLLHPGKVKKDINKLLGITPSDIDKYSRIVFPVCFVCFNLMYWIIYLHVSDVVADDLVLLGEE from the exons ATGAGTGATTCAAAAATGGACAAGCTGGCCCGGATGGCGCCCCTGCCCCGAACACCGCTGCTGACCATCTGGCTGGCCATCAACATGGCCCTGATCGCACAGGAAACGGGCCACAAACGGATCCACACAGTGCAAGCGGC GACTGGCGGTGGCAGCATGCTGGGTGACGTAAACATATCCGCTATACTCGACTCCTTTAGTGTTAGTTACGACAAAAGAGTAAGACCCAATTACGGTG GTCCCCCTGTGGAGGTTGGCGTCACAATGTATGTCCTCAGTATCAGTTCGGTTTCGGAAGTTCTAATG GACTTCACATTGGATTTTTACTTTCGTCAATTTTGGACCGATCCTCGTTTAGCGTATAGAAAACGACCTGGTGTAGAAACACTATCGGTTGGATCAGAGTTCATTAAGAATATTTGGGTACCTGACACCttttttgtaaatgaaaaacaatCATATTTTCACATTGCAACAACCAGTAATGAATTCATACGTGTGCATCATTCTGGATCGATAACAAGAAGTATTAG ATTGACTATTACCGCATCGTGTCCGATGAATCTACAATATTTCCCCATGGATCGCCAGCTGTGCCACATTGAAATCGAAAGCT TCGGCTACACGATGCGTGACATCCGCTATAAATGGAACGAAGGCCCCAACTCGGTCGGTGTCTCGAGTGAGGTTTCGCTGCCCCAATTTAAGGTCTTGGGTCATCGGCAAAGAGCTATGGAAATCAGTCTTACCACAG GCAACTATTCGCGTTTAGCCTGCGAAATACAGTTCGTGCGTTCGATGGGCTACTACCTTATACAAATCTACATACCCTCTGGACTGATCGTTATTATATCATGGGTATCATTTTGGCTCAATCGCAATGCAACGCCGGCGCGTGTGGCGCTCGGTGTGACAACCGTGTTGACAATGACCACTTTGATGTCGTCAACAAATGCAGCGCTGCCAAAGATTTCGTACGTCAAGTCGATTGACGTCTATCTGGGAACATGCTTCGTTATGGTCTTTGCCAGTCTACTGG AATACGCCACGGTCGGCTACATGGCAAAACGAATTCAAATGCGAAAACAAAGATTTATGGCGATCCAAAAGATAGCCGAACAGAAAAAGCAACAGCTCGATGGAGCGAACCAGCAGCAGtcgaatcccaatcccaatgcGAATGTGGGTGGACCCGGTGGAGTGGGCGTTGGACCCGGCGGACCCGGAGGACCCGGTGGCGGGGTCAATGTGGGCGTCGGTATGGGCATGGGACCGGAGCATGGCCACGGGCATGGACACCACGCCCACAGCCATGGACATCCGCATGCGCCCAAGCAAACAGTGAGTAACCGCCCAATCGGCTTTTCCAATATCCAACAAAACGTTGGTACGCGCGGTTGCTCGATAGTGGGACCCTTGTTCCAGGAGGTGAGATTCAAGGTCCACGACCCGAAGGCCCACTCCAAGGGCGGAACGCTGGAGAATACGGTGAATGGCGGACGAGGCGGTCCGCAATCGCATGGACCGGGTCCGGGACAGGGCGGCGGACCGCCCGGCGGtggcggaggcggtggaggCGGGGGCGGACCGCCCGAGGGCGGTGGCGATCCGGAGGCAGCGGTTCCAGCCCATCTACTGCATCCGGGAAAAGTAAAAAAG GACATCAACAAGCTGCTGGGCATCACGCCCTCCGACATCGACAAGTACTCACGTATCGTGTTCCCCGTGTGCTTCGTGTGCTTCAACCTGATGTACTGGATCATCTACCTGCATGTCAGCGACGTGGTCGCCGATGATCTGGTGCTCCTGGGCGAGGAGTAG
- the LOC120450464 gene encoding gamma-aminobutyric acid receptor subunit beta isoform X8 has translation MSDSKMDKLARMAPLPRTPLLTIWLAINMALIAQETGHKRIHTVQAATGGGSMLGDVNISAILDSFSVSYDKRVRPNYGGPPVEVGVTMYVLSISSVSEVLMDFTLDFYFRQFWTDPRLAYRKRPGVETLSVGSEFIKNIWVPDTFFVNEKQSYFHIATTSNEFIRVHHSGSITRSIRLTITASCPMNLQYFPMDRQLCHIEIESFGYTMRDIRYFWRDGLSSVGMSSEVELPQFRVLGHRQRATEINLTTGNYSRLACEIQFVRSMGYYLIQIYIPSGLIVIISWVSFWLNRNATPARVALGVTTVLTMTTLMSSTNAALPKISYVKSIDVYLGTCFVMVFASLLEYATVGYMAKRIQMRKQRFMAIQKIAEQKKQQLDGANQQQSNPNPNANVGGPGGVGVGPGGPGGPGGGVNVGVGMGMGPEHGHGHGHHAHSHGHPHAPKQTVSNRPIGFSNIQQNVGTRGCSIVGPLFQEVRFKVHDPKAHSKGGTLENTVNGGRGGPQSHGPGPGQGGGPPGGGGGGGGGGGPPEGGGDPEAAVPAHLLHPGKVKKDINKLLGITPSDIDKYSRIVFPVCFVCFNLMYWIIYLHVSDVVADDLVLLGEE, from the exons ATGAGTGATTCAAAAATGGACAAGCTGGCCCGGATGGCGCCCCTGCCCCGAACACCGCTGCTGACCATCTGGCTGGCCATCAACATGGCCCTGATCGCACAGGAAACGGGCCACAAACGGATCCACACAGTGCAAGCGGC GACTGGCGGTGGCAGCATGCTGGGTGACGTAAACATATCCGCTATACTCGACTCCTTTAGTGTTAGTTACGACAAAAGAGTAAGACCCAATTACGGTG GTCCCCCTGTGGAGGTTGGCGTCACAATGTATGTCCTCAGTATCAGTTCGGTTTCGGAAGTTCTAATG GACTTCACATTGGATTTTTACTTTCGTCAATTTTGGACCGATCCTCGTTTAGCGTATAGAAAACGACCTGGTGTAGAAACACTATCGGTTGGATCAGAGTTCATTAAGAATATTTGGGTACCTGACACCttttttgtaaatgaaaaacaatCATATTTTCACATTGCAACAACCAGTAATGAATTCATACGTGTGCATCATTCTGGATCGATAACAAGAAGTATTAG ATTGACTATTACCGCATCGTGTCCGATGAATCTACAATATTTCCCCATGGATCGCCAGCTGTGCCACATTGAAATCGAAAGCT TCGGTTACACGATGCGAGATATCCGATATTTCTGGAGAGATGGACTGAGTAGTGTTGGCATGAGCAGTGAGGTCGAACTACCGCAGTTCCGAGTTTTGGGACACAGGCAGAGGGCGACCGAAATAAACCTAACCACAG GCAACTATTCGCGTTTAGCCTGCGAAATACAGTTCGTGCGTTCGATGGGCTACTACCTTATACAAATCTACATACCCTCTGGACTGATCGTTATTATATCATGGGTATCATTTTGGCTCAATCGCAATGCAACGCCGGCGCGTGTGGCGCTCGGTGTGACAACCGTGTTGACAATGACCACTTTGATGTCGTCAACAAATGCAGCGCTGCCAAAGATTTCGTACGTCAAGTCGATTGACGTCTATCTGGGAACATGCTTCGTTATGGTCTTTGCCAGTCTACTGG AATACGCCACGGTCGGCTACATGGCAAAACGAATTCAAATGCGAAAACAAAGATTTATGGCGATCCAAAAGATAGCCGAACAGAAAAAGCAACAGCTCGATGGAGCGAACCAGCAGCAGtcgaatcccaatcccaatgcGAATGTGGGTGGACCCGGTGGAGTGGGCGTTGGACCCGGCGGACCCGGAGGACCCGGTGGCGGGGTCAATGTGGGCGTCGGTATGGGCATGGGACCGGAGCATGGCCACGGGCATGGACACCACGCCCACAGCCATGGACATCCGCATGCGCCCAAGCAAACAGTGAGTAACCGCCCAATCGGCTTTTCCAATATCCAACAAAACGTTGGTACGCGCGGTTGCTCGATAGTGGGACCCTTGTTCCAGGAGGTGAGATTCAAGGTCCACGACCCGAAGGCCCACTCCAAGGGCGGAACGCTGGAGAATACGGTGAATGGCGGACGAGGCGGTCCGCAATCGCATGGACCGGGTCCGGGACAGGGCGGCGGACCGCCCGGCGGtggcggaggcggtggaggCGGGGGCGGACCGCCCGAGGGCGGTGGCGATCCGGAGGCAGCGGTTCCAGCCCATCTACTGCATCCGGGAAAAGTAAAAAAG GACATCAACAAGCTGCTGGGCATCACGCCCTCCGACATCGACAAGTACTCACGTATCGTGTTCCCCGTGTGCTTCGTGTGCTTCAACCTGATGTACTGGATCATCTACCTGCATGTCAGCGACGTGGTCGCCGATGATCTGGTGCTCCTGGGCGAGGAGTAG
- the LOC120450464 gene encoding gamma-aminobutyric acid receptor subunit beta isoform X2, with protein sequence MSDSKMDKLARMAPLPRTPLLTIWLAINMALIAQETGHKRIHTVQAATGGGSMLGDVNISAILDSFSVSYDKRVRPNYGGPPVEVGVTMYVLSISSVSEVLMDFTLDFYFRQFWTDPRLAYRKRPGVETLSVGSEFIKNIWVPDTFFVNEKQSYFHIATTSNEFIRVHHSGSITRSIRLTITASCPMNLQYFPMDRQLCHIEIESFGYTMRDIRYKWNEGPNSVGVSSEVSLPQFKVLGHRQRAMEISLTTGNYSRLACEIQFVRSMGYYLIQIYIPSGLIVIISWVSFWLNRNATPARVALGVTTVLTMTTLMSSTNAALPKISYVKSIDVYLGTCFVMVFASLLEYATVGYMAKRIQMRKQRFMAIQKIAEQKKQQLDGANQQQSNPNPNANVGGPGGVGVGPGGPGGPGGGVNVGVGMGMGPEHGHGHGHHAHSHGHPHAPKQTVSNRPIGFSNIQQNVGTRGCSIVGPLFQEVRFKVHDPKAHSKGGTLENTVNGGRGGPQSHGPGPGQGGGPPGGGGGGGGGGGPPEGGGDPEAAVPAHLLHPGKVKKVKDINKLLGITPSDIDKYSRIVFPVCFVCFNLMYWIIYLHVSDVVADDLVLLGEE encoded by the exons ATGAGTGATTCAAAAATGGACAAGCTGGCCCGGATGGCGCCCCTGCCCCGAACACCGCTGCTGACCATCTGGCTGGCCATCAACATGGCCCTGATCGCACAGGAAACGGGCCACAAACGGATCCACACAGTGCAAGCGGC GACTGGCGGTGGCAGCATGCTGGGTGACGTAAACATATCCGCTATACTCGACTCCTTTAGTGTTAGTTACGACAAAAGAGTAAGACCCAATTACGGTG GTCCCCCTGTGGAGGTTGGCGTCACAATGTATGTCCTCAGTATCAGTTCGGTTTCGGAAGTTCTAATG GACTTCACATTGGATTTTTACTTTCGTCAATTTTGGACCGATCCTCGTTTAGCGTATAGAAAACGACCTGGTGTAGAAACACTATCGGTTGGATCAGAGTTCATTAAGAATATTTGGGTACCTGACACCttttttgtaaatgaaaaacaatCATATTTTCACATTGCAACAACCAGTAATGAATTCATACGTGTGCATCATTCTGGATCGATAACAAGAAGTATTAG ATTGACTATTACCGCATCGTGTCCGATGAATCTACAATATTTCCCCATGGATCGCCAGCTGTGCCACATTGAAATCGAAAGCT TCGGCTACACGATGCGTGACATCCGCTATAAATGGAACGAAGGCCCCAACTCGGTCGGTGTCTCGAGTGAGGTTTCGCTGCCCCAATTTAAGGTCTTGGGTCATCGGCAAAGAGCTATGGAAATCAGTCTTACCACAG GCAACTATTCGCGTTTAGCCTGCGAAATACAGTTCGTGCGTTCGATGGGCTACTACCTTATACAAATCTACATACCCTCTGGACTGATCGTTATTATATCATGGGTATCATTTTGGCTCAATCGCAATGCAACGCCGGCGCGTGTGGCGCTCGGTGTGACAACCGTGTTGACAATGACCACTTTGATGTCGTCAACAAATGCAGCGCTGCCAAAGATTTCGTACGTCAAGTCGATTGACGTCTATCTGGGAACATGCTTCGTTATGGTCTTTGCCAGTCTACTGG AATACGCCACGGTCGGCTACATGGCAAAACGAATTCAAATGCGAAAACAAAGATTTATGGCGATCCAAAAGATAGCCGAACAGAAAAAGCAACAGCTCGATGGAGCGAACCAGCAGCAGtcgaatcccaatcccaatgcGAATGTGGGTGGACCCGGTGGAGTGGGCGTTGGACCCGGCGGACCCGGAGGACCCGGTGGCGGGGTCAATGTGGGCGTCGGTATGGGCATGGGACCGGAGCATGGCCACGGGCATGGACACCACGCCCACAGCCATGGACATCCGCATGCGCCCAAGCAAACAGTGAGTAACCGCCCAATCGGCTTTTCCAATATCCAACAAAACGTTGGTACGCGCGGTTGCTCGATAGTGGGACCCTTGTTCCAGGAGGTGAGATTCAAGGTCCACGACCCGAAGGCCCACTCCAAGGGCGGAACGCTGGAGAATACGGTGAATGGCGGACGAGGCGGTCCGCAATCGCATGGACCGGGTCCGGGACAGGGCGGCGGACCGCCCGGCGGtggcggaggcggtggaggCGGGGGCGGACCGCCCGAGGGCGGTGGCGATCCGGAGGCAGCGGTTCCAGCCCATCTACTGCATCCGGGAAAAGTAAAAAAGGTAAAG GACATCAACAAGCTGCTGGGCATCACGCCCTCCGACATCGACAAGTACTCACGTATCGTGTTCCCCGTGTGCTTCGTGTGCTTCAACCTGATGTACTGGATCATCTACCTGCATGTCAGCGACGTGGTCGCCGATGATCTGGTGCTCCTGGGCGAGGAGTAG
- the LOC120450464 gene encoding gamma-aminobutyric acid receptor subunit beta isoform X5 produces the protein MSDSKMDKLARMAPLPRTPLLTIWLAINMALIAQETGHKRIHTVQAATGGGSMLGDVNISAILDSFSVSYDKRVRPNYGGPPVEVGVTMYVLSISSLSEVKMDFTLDFYFRQFWTDPRLAYRKRPGVETLSVGSEFIKNIWVPDTFFVNEKQSYFHIATTSNEFIRVHHSGSITRSIRLTITASCPMNLQYFPMDRQLCHIEIESFGYTMRDIRYKWNEGPNSVGVSSEVSLPQFKVLGHRQRAMEISLTTGNYSRLACEIQFVRSMGYYLIQIYIPSGLIVIISWVSFWLNRNATPARVALGVTTVLTMTTLMSSTNAALPKISYVKSIDVYLGTCFVMVFASLLEYATVGYMAKRIQMRKQRFMAIQKIAEQKKQQLDGANQQQSNPNPNANVGGPGGVGVGPGGPGGPGGGVNVGVGMGMGPEHGHGHGHHAHSHGHPHAPKQTVSNRPIGFSNIQQNVGTRGCSIVGPLFQEVRFKVHDPKAHSKGGTLENTVNGGRGGPQSHGPGPGQGGGPPGGGGGGGGGGGPPEGGGDPEAAVPAHLLHPGKVKKDINKLLGITPSDIDKYSRIVFPVCFVCFNLMYWIIYLHVSDVVADDLVLLGEE, from the exons ATGAGTGATTCAAAAATGGACAAGCTGGCCCGGATGGCGCCCCTGCCCCGAACACCGCTGCTGACCATCTGGCTGGCCATCAACATGGCCCTGATCGCACAGGAAACGGGCCACAAACGGATCCACACAGTGCAAGCGGC GACTGGCGGTGGCAGCATGCTGGGTGACGTAAACATATCCGCTATACTCGACTCCTTTAGTGTTAGTTACGACAAAAGAGTAAGACCCAATTACGGTG GACCTCCTGTCGAAGTCGGAGTCACCATGTATGTGCTATCGATCAGCTCGCTCTCAGAAGTGAAAATG GACTTCACATTGGATTTTTACTTTCGTCAATTTTGGACCGATCCTCGTTTAGCGTATAGAAAACGACCTGGTGTAGAAACACTATCGGTTGGATCAGAGTTCATTAAGAATATTTGGGTACCTGACACCttttttgtaaatgaaaaacaatCATATTTTCACATTGCAACAACCAGTAATGAATTCATACGTGTGCATCATTCTGGATCGATAACAAGAAGTATTAG ATTGACTATTACCGCATCGTGTCCGATGAATCTACAATATTTCCCCATGGATCGCCAGCTGTGCCACATTGAAATCGAAAGCT TCGGCTACACGATGCGTGACATCCGCTATAAATGGAACGAAGGCCCCAACTCGGTCGGTGTCTCGAGTGAGGTTTCGCTGCCCCAATTTAAGGTCTTGGGTCATCGGCAAAGAGCTATGGAAATCAGTCTTACCACAG GCAACTATTCGCGTTTAGCCTGCGAAATACAGTTCGTGCGTTCGATGGGCTACTACCTTATACAAATCTACATACCCTCTGGACTGATCGTTATTATATCATGGGTATCATTTTGGCTCAATCGCAATGCAACGCCGGCGCGTGTGGCGCTCGGTGTGACAACCGTGTTGACAATGACCACTTTGATGTCGTCAACAAATGCAGCGCTGCCAAAGATTTCGTACGTCAAGTCGATTGACGTCTATCTGGGAACATGCTTCGTTATGGTCTTTGCCAGTCTACTGG AATACGCCACGGTCGGCTACATGGCAAAACGAATTCAAATGCGAAAACAAAGATTTATGGCGATCCAAAAGATAGCCGAACAGAAAAAGCAACAGCTCGATGGAGCGAACCAGCAGCAGtcgaatcccaatcccaatgcGAATGTGGGTGGACCCGGTGGAGTGGGCGTTGGACCCGGCGGACCCGGAGGACCCGGTGGCGGGGTCAATGTGGGCGTCGGTATGGGCATGGGACCGGAGCATGGCCACGGGCATGGACACCACGCCCACAGCCATGGACATCCGCATGCGCCCAAGCAAACAGTGAGTAACCGCCCAATCGGCTTTTCCAATATCCAACAAAACGTTGGTACGCGCGGTTGCTCGATAGTGGGACCCTTGTTCCAGGAGGTGAGATTCAAGGTCCACGACCCGAAGGCCCACTCCAAGGGCGGAACGCTGGAGAATACGGTGAATGGCGGACGAGGCGGTCCGCAATCGCATGGACCGGGTCCGGGACAGGGCGGCGGACCGCCCGGCGGtggcggaggcggtggaggCGGGGGCGGACCGCCCGAGGGCGGTGGCGATCCGGAGGCAGCGGTTCCAGCCCATCTACTGCATCCGGGAAAAGTAAAAAAG GACATCAACAAGCTGCTGGGCATCACGCCCTCCGACATCGACAAGTACTCACGTATCGTGTTCCCCGTGTGCTTCGTGTGCTTCAACCTGATGTACTGGATCATCTACCTGCATGTCAGCGACGTGGTCGCCGATGATCTGGTGCTCCTGGGCGAGGAGTAG